The proteins below come from a single Gavia stellata isolate bGavSte3 chromosome 8, bGavSte3.hap2, whole genome shotgun sequence genomic window:
- the RAB17 gene encoding ras-related protein Rab-17: MEEKAMPGTSLEGIRPTYIYKVVLLGSTSVGKSSLAYRYVKNDFKESLPTVGCSFFTQTLNLEVATVKFEIWDTAGQEKYHSVCHLYYRGAHAALLVYDIASKETLNRAKLWLRDLEKEFLPDEIVIALVGNKTDLAAEREVTTEEGEEFARTKDLLFMETSAKSNHQVNDIFMAIAQELLQREQKKASALSPRGRSTVDLGESGARTGCCRL; this comes from the exons ATGGAAGAGAAGGCAATGCCAGGCACCTCCCTGGAGGGGATTCGTCCCACCTACATCTACAAGGTGGTTCTGCTGGGGAGCACATCAGTGGGAAAGTCAAGCCTGGCCTACCGATACGTGAAAAATGACTTCAAGGAGTCGCTGCCAACCGTGGGAT GCTCCTTCTTCACACAGACGCTCAACCTGGAGGTAGCCACCGTCAAGTTTGAGATCTGGGACACGGCAGGCCAGGAAAAGTACCACAGTGTCTGCCACCTCTACTACCGGGGCGCCCACGCTGCTCTCCTCGTTTACGACATCGCTAGCAAG GAAACACTCAACAGAGCAAAGCTGTGGCTGAGGGACCTGGAGAAGGAATTCCTTCCTGATGAAATCGTCATTGCTTTGGTGGGCAACAAGACAGACCTTGCTGCTGAGCGAGAAGTCACCACAGAG GAGGGGGAAGAGTTTGCAAGGACCAAAGACCTCCTGTTCATGGAGACATCTGCAAAATCCAACCACCAAGTAAACGATATCTTTATGGCCATAG CCCAAGAGCTCCTGCAGCGGGAGCAAAAGAAGGCATCTGCCCTGTCCCCACGTGGAAGGTCAACAGTTGACCTGGGGGAGAGCGGGGCGAGGACGGGGTGCTGCCGGCTCTGA